Proteins encoded in a region of the Inquilinus sp. KBS0705 genome:
- a CDS encoding Fic family protein yields MNKIIFEILPIDLLQDYCEQSDKDILKNFEKLTESPLSVSTFSFYTSVSAVFSSKIEGEDIELDSFIKHKLSGVKFLPDYTQKIDDLYNTYQFAQSNPLDKNAVKQAHKLLTRHILHKSQRGKIRAENMFVITPDGKIEYAACPPDKIKAEMKKLYKDIAALLEEELSIEESFFFAAMVHLVFVKIHPFNDGNGRTARLIEKWFLAQKLGPKAWYLQSEKQYYNQHNTYYKNIRALGLEYETLDYSKAMAFLKMLPGALMVK; encoded by the coding sequence ATGAACAAAATCATTTTTGAAATATTGCCAATTGACTTGCTGCAGGATTACTGCGAGCAAAGCGATAAGGATATTTTAAAGAATTTTGAAAAGCTAACCGAAAGCCCACTATCTGTTTCAACATTCAGTTTTTATACATCCGTATCTGCCGTGTTTTCGTCTAAGATAGAGGGGGAGGATATCGAATTGGATTCGTTTATCAAGCATAAACTATCGGGTGTAAAGTTTTTACCTGATTATACACAAAAGATAGACGACTTATATAATACATACCAGTTTGCCCAAAGTAACCCGCTTGACAAAAATGCAGTAAAGCAAGCGCATAAACTATTGACCAGGCATATATTGCACAAAAGCCAGCGCGGTAAAATCAGGGCCGAGAATATGTTTGTGATAACTCCGGATGGTAAGATAGAGTACGCTGCCTGCCCGCCGGATAAGATTAAGGCTGAAATGAAGAAGCTGTATAAGGATATAGCTGCATTGCTGGAGGAAGAACTGAGCATAGAAGAAAGCTTTTTCTTTGCCGCGATGGTCCATTTGGTTTTTGTAAAAATACACCCTTTTAACGATGGCAACGGACGCACCGCACGCCTGATCGAAAAATGGTTCCTGGCGCAAAAGTTAGGGCCTAAAGCCTGGTACTTGCAGTCAGAGAAGCAATATTATAATCAGCATAATACCTACTATAAAAACATTAGGGCCCTGGGTTTGGAGTACGAAACGTTGGACTACAGTAAGGCTATGGCTTTTTTGAAGATGTTACCGGGGGCGTTGATGGTTAAGTAG